One Planktothrix sp. FACHB-1365 genomic window carries:
- a CDS encoding metallophosphoesterase, with the protein MSLNFKFAVVSDLHIALPQTIWDHPNRFHLVEVSIPALELVLEHLGQLDLDFLLLPGDLTQHGERDNHQWLSQRLSQLPYPVYVIPGNHDLPALESQKNLIGFHEFPQYYRSFGYQQTQGLDYTQEILPGLQLIGLNSNHFDANGNQIGCLREEQLEWLEQVLSQVKNQLVFVMIHHNVIEHLPGQATNPLGRRYMLENAPRFLNLLKQAGVQLVFTGHLHVQDIAQWQGIYDITTGSLVSYPHPYRVIHVNTNAQGKPVLKIESHRITAVEDWPDLPLKSREWMGERSFPFMMKLLTNPPLKLTVQEAEKLVPHLRYFWADIANGDAQFNFEVFPPTVRRYFEGFSATDQIDNFAQLTLS; encoded by the coding sequence ATGAGCTTAAATTTTAAATTTGCCGTTGTCAGTGATTTGCATATTGCCCTACCCCAGACCATTTGGGATCATCCCAATCGCTTTCATTTAGTTGAAGTGAGTATTCCTGCTTTAGAACTGGTATTAGAGCATTTAGGACAGTTAGATTTAGATTTTCTCCTCTTACCTGGAGACTTAACCCAACATGGAGAACGAGACAATCATCAATGGTTAAGTCAACGGTTAAGCCAGCTTCCCTACCCAGTTTATGTTATTCCCGGAAATCATGATCTTCCTGCTTTAGAAAGTCAGAAAAATTTAATTGGTTTTCACGAATTTCCTCAGTATTATCGTTCCTTTGGATATCAACAAACTCAAGGTTTAGATTATACCCAGGAAATTTTACCCGGTTTACAATTAATCGGATTAAATTCCAATCATTTTGATGCCAACGGTAATCAAATTGGCTGTTTACGAGAAGAACAGTTAGAGTGGCTAGAACAGGTATTATCCCAAGTCAAAAATCAATTGGTTTTCGTGATGATTCATCATAATGTGATTGAACATTTACCGGGACAAGCGACAAATCCGTTGGGACGACGGTATATGTTAGAAAACGCGCCTCGGTTTTTGAATTTATTAAAACAAGCCGGAGTGCAGTTAGTTTTTACCGGACATTTGCACGTCCAAGATATTGCTCAATGGCAAGGAATTTATGATATTACAACGGGATCATTAGTTAGTTATCCCCATCCTTATCGAGTGATTCATGTAAATACAAATGCTCAAGGGAAACCTGTATTAAAAATAGAATCCCATCGGATTACAGCCGTTGAAGATTGGCCGGATTTACCGTTAAAATCAAGAGAATGGATGGGTGAGCGTTCCTTTCCTTTTATGATGAAATTATTAACAAATCCACCCTTAAAATTAACCGTTCAAGAAGCTGAGAAATTAGTTCCTCATCTCCGCTATTTTTGGGCAGATATTGCTAACGGAGATGCTCAATTTAACTTTGAAGTGTTTCCACCGACTGTTCGCCGTTACTTTGAAGGATTTAGTGCAACGGATCAGATTGATAATTTTGCTCAGTTAACTTTATCCTAA
- a CDS encoding cysteine hydrolase family protein, with the protein MRLNFSDKWQPFALLLIDVQNDFWEPQLQAAFPEFPNKIRRLLNFCRQEELEVIHLREVFEPDGSNWLPRYRLRERAICIRGTSGAEGLDWAREIPGEKVFEKYTLDGCQNTQLIDYLQTSGKRFLLTAGLATSVCVLFTAASTAQLGFLTVMISDCCADYPESHGITLKRYLNYLLEVVTLEEIPSCLETWHSQIQQLEAQINSVE; encoded by the coding sequence ATGAGACTTAATTTTTCTGATAAATGGCAACCCTTTGCACTGCTTTTAATTGATGTTCAAAATGATTTTTGGGAACCTCAACTCCAAGCAGCTTTTCCCGAATTTCCAAACAAGATTCGTCGCCTGCTCAACTTTTGTCGCCAAGAAGAACTAGAAGTGATTCATTTACGCGAAGTCTTTGAACCGGATGGTTCTAATTGGCTACCGCGATATCGTTTGAGAGAACGTGCGATTTGTATTCGAGGAACCTCCGGTGCTGAGGGATTAGATTGGGCGCGGGAAATTCCAGGGGAAAAAGTCTTTGAAAAATACACTTTAGATGGATGTCAAAATACCCAACTGATTGATTATCTTCAGACAAGTGGCAAACGATTTTTACTCACCGCCGGATTAGCGACTTCTGTGTGCGTTTTGTTTACCGCCGCTTCAACCGCTCAATTGGGATTTTTAACTGTAATGATTTCCGATTGTTGTGCTGATTATCCAGAATCTCACGGGATTACACTTAAGCGTTATTTAAACTATTTATTAGAGGTCGTGACCTTGGAAGAAATTCCCTCCTGTTTAGAAACTTGGCACTCTCAAATTCAACAACTGGAGGCTCAAATTAACAGCGTTGAGTAA
- a CDS encoding metallophosphoesterase → MRIIAIADIHGCSMAWDTLMSMIQLQADDLIITLGDYVDRGPDSNGVLERLITLHKTGQLVALRGNHEILMLEARNSPKQFDAWCKWGGYETLASYPTSQTTTDLENIPSHHWEFLEKSCVDYWETENHFFVHGNVDAQLPLNEQSSQQLLTSKFYSAKPHISGKTMICGHTRQTNGKPLNLGYAICIDTWVYGNGWLTGLEVNSGQIWQANQMGHSRTASINQFKPSNSSKRLFPIS, encoded by the coding sequence ATGAGAATTATTGCGATTGCGGATATTCACGGTTGTTCCATGGCGTGGGATACTCTCATGTCAATGATTCAACTTCAAGCGGATGATTTAATCATTACCCTAGGGGATTATGTTGATCGAGGGCCCGATTCTAACGGCGTACTTGAACGATTAATCACCCTCCACAAAACCGGACAGTTAGTGGCGTTACGAGGAAACCATGAAATCTTAATGTTAGAAGCGCGGAATTCTCCTAAACAGTTCGATGCTTGGTGTAAATGGGGAGGGTATGAAACCTTAGCTTCCTATCCAACCAGCCAAACAACAACCGATTTAGAAAATATTCCCTCCCACCATTGGGAATTTCTGGAAAAGAGTTGTGTAGACTATTGGGAAACAGAAAACCATTTTTTTGTTCATGGGAATGTTGACGCCCAACTTCCCTTAAATGAGCAATCTAGTCAGCAACTTTTGACGAGTAAATTTTATTCGGCTAAACCCCATATTTCAGGAAAAACCATGATTTGTGGTCATACTCGTCAAACAAATGGTAAACCTCTGAATTTAGGCTATGCCATTTGTATTGATACTTGGGTTTATGGGAATGGTTGGTTAACGGGTTTAGAGGTTAATAGCGGTCAAATTTGGCAAGCTAATCAAATGGGTCACTCTCGAACGGCTTCGATTAATCAATTTAAACCCTCTAATTCCAGTAAAAGATTGTTTCCGATTTCATAA
- a CDS encoding bestrophin family protein → MSTIENNWFQLAIRIKSSVIPAIMPRVILCTTLGILVSIFHIQGFPLPTEALSYLVFPDLVLGLLLVFRTNTAYDRFWEGRKLWGTLVNTVRNFARQIWLIVPEKEVSETDEKIAVLKLLVAFAVATKIHLRGEQINPEIEALVSPEQYQKLLKMNHPPLEIAFWIGDYLQDQNKKHHLHIYQLTALYKLLDTMVDVLGACERILKTPIPLAYQIHLQQILLIYCLILPLKVVNNLEAFTGLVVAIISFTLLGIEEIARQIENPFGYDENDLQLDAICQAMLKNIEDLVSLPPSVKTYEPDLKTPIDQDNLINLPE, encoded by the coding sequence ATGTCTACGATTGAAAACAATTGGTTTCAGTTAGCAATTCGTATTAAAAGCTCTGTTATTCCAGCCATTATGCCCCGTGTAATTTTATGCACAACCTTGGGCATTCTAGTTTCTATATTTCATATTCAAGGTTTCCCCCTCCCTACTGAAGCATTGAGCTATTTAGTTTTTCCTGATTTAGTTCTCGGTTTATTATTGGTTTTTAGAACAAATACGGCTTATGATCGATTTTGGGAAGGTCGGAAACTGTGGGGAACTTTAGTTAATACCGTTAGAAATTTTGCCCGTCAAATTTGGTTAATAGTTCCCGAAAAAGAAGTCAGTGAAACTGATGAGAAAATTGCCGTATTAAAATTATTAGTTGCTTTTGCTGTCGCTACAAAAATTCATCTCAGAGGAGAACAAATTAATCCTGAAATTGAGGCTTTAGTTTCTCCCGAACAATATCAAAAACTGCTCAAGATGAATCATCCGCCTCTGGAAATTGCCTTTTGGATAGGCGATTATTTACAAGATCAAAATAAAAAACATCATCTGCATATTTATCAATTGACTGCTTTATATAAACTCCTAGATACTATGGTGGATGTTTTAGGAGCTTGTGAACGAATTTTAAAAACGCCTATTCCTTTGGCTTATCAAATTCATCTACAACAAATTTTATTAATTTATTGTTTGATTTTACCGTTAAAAGTTGTTAATAATTTAGAAGCATTTACAGGGTTGGTGGTGGCGATTATTAGTTTTACCTTACTGGGAATTGAAGAAATAGCCCGCCAAATTGAAAATCCGTTTGGTTATGACGAAAACGATTTACAGCTTGATGCCATTTGTCAAGCCATGTTAAAAAATATTGAGGATTTAGTGTCTCTCCCTCCCAGCGTTAAAACCTATGAGCCCGACCTAAAAACTCCAATTGATCAAGATAACTTGATCAACCTTCCCGAATAA
- a CDS encoding bifunctional 4-hydroxy-2-oxoglutarate aldolase/2-dehydro-3-deoxy-phosphogluconate aldolase, producing MTSEIWLSLLKKYRAIAVIRAPKRQLGKQMAQATATGGMGLIEITWNSDQAPELIAELRSELPDCVIGTGTLFTVEDVKNAIASGAQFLFSPHTNPAMIQAAKQAEIPIIPGALTPTEIITAWQAGASCVKVFPISAVGGVDYLKSIKGPMGNIPLIPTGGVTLNNAVAFIQAGAIAVGLAGDLFPPTLIIEQNWDAIAQKTQILLQQLSEISN from the coding sequence GTGACTTCTGAAATTTGGTTATCTTTGCTAAAAAAATATCGCGCGATCGCAGTTATCCGCGCTCCTAAACGACAACTGGGAAAACAAATGGCACAAGCAACCGCCACCGGAGGAATGGGGTTAATTGAAATTACTTGGAATAGTGATCAAGCTCCTGAATTAATTGCAGAGTTACGCTCTGAATTACCTGACTGTGTGATTGGAACCGGAACCTTATTCACCGTTGAAGATGTCAAAAATGCGATCGCATCGGGGGCTCAATTTCTATTTTCTCCCCATACTAACCCGGCAATGATTCAAGCCGCAAAACAAGCGGAAATTCCCATCATTCCCGGTGCTTTAACCCCTACAGAAATTATCACAGCATGGCAAGCTGGAGCCAGTTGTGTTAAAGTATTTCCGATTTCTGCCGTTGGCGGTGTGGATTATCTTAAAAGTATAAAAGGGCCGATGGGAAATATCCCCCTAATTCCCACTGGAGGGGTAACGTTAAACAATGCCGTTGCCTTTATTCAAGCGGGAGCGATCGCGGTAGGACTAGCCGGAGATTTATTTCCCCCTACTTTAATCATAGAACAAAATTGGGATGCGATCGCGCAAAAAACCCAAATACTCCTGCAACAGTTATCCGAAATTTCCAATTAA
- a CDS encoding leucine-rich repeat domain-containing protein, whose protein sequence is MILIPILSRLFPVGIILTLGLSNCAVISQGFEPVSSSSSPSITPEVQDFTNLCKNRSNLSSEVAKTIHELLKKLETTDCLQANQTLLNLTELDLSNTYISDLTPLEFLVSLKTLNLNSNQISDLTPLSTLTDLTQLHLSANQIVDIRPLSSLTQLTQLDLSVNQISDLTFLSNLTNLTDLALFKNQISDLSPLNTLTQLTRLQLFTNQIANLSPLAKLTRLKELHLDSNPLGDIRALTPLKNLTELHLDSTQIKDIQALSSLTQLNKLYLNSNQISNLSFLENLTQLTELYIKSNKIITIPSLESLTNLKILALNANQISSLNFLATLTQLNKLYLTSNNIQDISPLSNLTNLQELYLNDNQISNLTPLSSLKNLVVLDVSQNQISELKPLSPLTNLTQLNIGLNQIKTLDPLASLTNLTDLNANQNQIIDIKSISSLKALKTLDLSQNQINSLNFLSSLSNLNTVSLQKNKISEVKSLSNLNQLKELNLIGNPLSKKECPVSPESICLF, encoded by the coding sequence ATGATCTTAATCCCTATTTTATCGAGGTTATTCCCTGTAGGAATTATACTGACCTTGGGATTATCCAATTGTGCTGTGATTTCTCAAGGGTTTGAACCCGTTTCCTCTAGTTCTTCTCCCTCAATAACCCCTGAAGTTCAAGATTTCACAAATTTATGTAAAAATCGCTCTAATCTTTCCTCAGAAGTCGCAAAAACTATTCATGAATTATTAAAAAAATTAGAGACTACTGATTGTTTACAAGCGAATCAAACTTTATTAAATCTGACCGAACTCGATCTCAGTAATACTTATATTTCTGACCTAACTCCCCTTGAATTTTTAGTGAGTCTGAAAACCCTAAATTTAAACTCTAATCAAATTTCTGATTTAACTCCGCTTTCTACCCTAACTGATTTAACCCAACTGCATTTGAGTGCTAACCAAATTGTTGATATTCGTCCGTTATCCTCCTTAACCCAGCTAACTCAATTAGATCTCAGTGTTAATCAAATTTCTGATCTGACTTTCTTATCTAATTTAACTAATCTTACCGACCTAGCATTATTTAAAAATCAAATTTCTGATCTGAGTCCCTTAAATACATTAACTCAGCTGACACGACTTCAACTGTTTACCAATCAAATTGCTAATCTCAGCCCTTTAGCAAAGTTAACCCGTTTAAAAGAACTGCATTTAGATTCAAATCCCCTGGGGGATATTCGGGCTTTAACCCCTTTAAAAAACTTAACAGAACTGCACTTAGATTCCACTCAAATTAAAGATATTCAAGCCTTATCCTCCTTAACTCAGTTAAATAAACTGTATTTAAACTCTAATCAAATTTCTAACTTGAGTTTCTTAGAAAATTTAACCCAACTGACTGAACTTTATATTAAATCTAATAAAATTATCACGATTCCTTCTTTAGAATCCTTAACTAACCTCAAAATTCTAGCGTTAAACGCAAATCAAATTTCAAGCTTAAATTTTTTAGCAACTCTAACCCAATTAAATAAACTGTACCTTACATCTAATAATATTCAAGATATTAGTCCTTTATCCAACTTAACCAACCTTCAAGAACTTTATCTCAATGATAATCAAATTTCTAACCTGACTCCTCTATCTTCCTTAAAAAATTTAGTTGTTCTCGATGTAAGCCAAAATCAAATATCTGAATTAAAACCCCTCTCCCCTTTAACAAATTTGACTCAACTTAATATTGGTTTGAATCAAATTAAAACCCTTGACCCGTTAGCATCTTTAACCAATTTAACGGATTTAAACGCAAACCAAAATCAAATTATTGATATTAAGTCTATCTCTTCCTTAAAAGCTCTTAAAACTTTAGATTTAAGCCAAAATCAAATTAACAGTTTAAATTTCCTCTCTTCTCTATCAAATTTAAACACAGTTTCCTTACAAAAAAATAAGATTTCCGAAGTCAAATCTTTATCCAATTTAAACCAGTTAAAAGAACTGAATTTAATTGGAAATCCTCTTTCAAAAAAAGAATGTCCCGTTTCTCCCGAATCTATTTGCTTGTTTTAA
- a CDS encoding Crp/Fnr family transcriptional regulator, with protein MLTSVERLLFVRGVPIFKELRDDFLVRLASVMDELSFPEEHSIFTEGQEGRALYIVVSGRVRVHIGDRNLAELGKGTCFGEMSLFDAEPRSATVSTLEQCECLVLTQMQLYDAIDETPGIAINIIRLLSRRIRELNQKLNAQTPTPTVEGNKIVELRPSAG; from the coding sequence ATGTTAACCAGCGTTGAACGCCTTTTATTTGTCAGGGGTGTCCCGATTTTTAAAGAATTGCGAGACGATTTTTTAGTCCGTCTAGCATCGGTCATGGATGAATTATCCTTCCCCGAAGAACATAGTATTTTTACCGAAGGTCAAGAAGGAAGAGCACTTTATATTGTCGTCTCTGGACGGGTGCGAGTTCATATTGGCGATCGCAATTTGGCTGAGTTAGGAAAAGGAACCTGTTTTGGCGAAATGTCTTTATTTGATGCTGAACCTCGTTCAGCCACTGTTAGCACCTTAGAACAGTGTGAATGTCTAGTATTGACGCAAATGCAGCTTTATGATGCTATTGATGAAACCCCAGGTATTGCGATTAATATTATTCGCCTCTTATCTCGACGAATTCGAGAACTCAATCAAAAGTTAAATGCTCAAACCCCAACCCCTACTGTAGAAGGAAATAAAATCGTAGAATTGCGACCTTCAGCCGGATAA
- a CDS encoding L,D-transpeptidase, protein MKTPNAFIKPIVFSPFNPFNRCNSTPNFSLKKFQPLKILATGAILTVMVGLTEGNLAIANEEHNLIARNMMELQKSSERWILIDLSRQRLIAWEGNQPVYAVIVSTGKADTPTRTGVFKVYTKYETTRMTGPDYDVPDVPYTMYYDGGMAIHGAYWHNLFGTPVSHGCTNVAVNHAKWLFEWASVGTPVIVHD, encoded by the coding sequence ATGAAAACCCCAAACGCTTTCATAAAACCCATCGTTTTTTCCCCTTTTAACCCCTTCAATAGATGCAATTCTACCCCTAACTTTTCTTTAAAGAAATTCCAGCCTTTAAAAATCTTAGCAACGGGGGCAATTCTAACAGTTATGGTAGGATTGACCGAAGGAAATTTAGCGATCGCCAATGAAGAACACAACTTAATTGCGCGTAATATGATGGAATTACAGAAATCATCAGAACGCTGGATTTTAATAGATTTATCTCGACAACGGTTAATTGCTTGGGAAGGAAATCAACCCGTTTATGCGGTAATTGTTTCCACCGGAAAAGCGGACACCCCCACCCGTACCGGAGTCTTTAAAGTCTACACCAAATATGAAACGACCCGCATGACAGGCCCAGACTACGACGTCCCGGATGTACCCTATACGATGTACTACGATGGGGGGATGGCAATTCATGGAGCCTATTGGCATAATTTATTTGGGACTCCAGTTTCTCACGGTTGTACCAATGTTGCAGTCAATCATGCCAAATGGTTGTTTGAATGGGCATCGGTCGGAACCCCCGTTATTGTGCATGACTAA
- a CDS encoding FIST N-terminal domain-containing protein: MRWVSALSQRPSLEAAIKEVVELAQDHLRASPDLGLVFISSAFASDYSRLMPLLQEQLCLPTLIGCGAGGVVGMNSRHQAQEIEGEPALSLMLAHLPDVKVHPFHISADDLPDLDSPPDQWVELIGVKPEDQPQFIVLVDPYFGQINDFLQGLDYAYPGSVKVGGLASTGVMGGTTGVFCGSRRYSEEIVGLALHGNIVIETIVAQGCRPIGHPYRVTQGERNIVLEVETQAEDGDLEMASSGVSVRLSPLEALQDLVQDLNEEDRQLAQNSLFVGVVRDEFKQKLEPGDFLIRNLIGVDPRAGAIAIGDRVRPGQRIQFHLRDSRTSAEDLELLMERYQRQASSFPEELTNAAALMFSCLGRGEGLYGEPNFDSELFRRYLNIPLSGFFCNGEIGPVGNGTFLHGYTSVFGICRQRKN; this comes from the coding sequence ATGCGCTGGGTTAGTGCTTTATCCCAACGTCCTTCATTAGAAGCGGCGATTAAGGAAGTCGTGGAACTAGCTCAAGATCACCTGCGCGCTTCTCCAGATTTAGGCTTAGTCTTTATTTCCTCTGCCTTTGCGAGTGACTATTCCAGATTGATGCCGTTACTCCAAGAACAGCTTTGTCTTCCCACTTTGATTGGTTGTGGTGCTGGGGGGGTTGTGGGGATGAATTCTAGGCATCAAGCTCAAGAAATCGAGGGAGAACCTGCTCTCAGTTTGATGTTGGCCCATTTGCCTGATGTTAAAGTTCATCCGTTTCATATATCGGCTGACGATTTACCGGATTTGGATAGTCCCCCGGATCAGTGGGTGGAATTAATTGGGGTAAAACCGGAAGATCAGCCACAATTTATTGTGTTAGTTGATCCGTATTTCGGTCAAATCAATGATTTTTTGCAAGGTTTAGATTATGCCTATCCGGGTTCGGTGAAAGTGGGAGGACTGGCCAGTACGGGTGTCATGGGAGGAACAACGGGAGTGTTTTGTGGTTCCCGACGGTACTCGGAAGAAATTGTCGGTTTAGCCTTGCACGGAAATATTGTGATTGAAACCATTGTCGCCCAAGGTTGCCGTCCCATTGGCCATCCCTATCGAGTCACCCAAGGGGAACGCAATATTGTCTTAGAAGTGGAAACTCAAGCAGAGGATGGGGATTTGGAAATGGCTTCTTCTGGGGTATCCGTGCGTTTATCCCCCTTAGAAGCGTTGCAAGACCTCGTACAGGACTTAAACGAAGAAGATCGACAACTTGCTCAAAATTCCCTGTTTGTTGGGGTTGTGCGGGATGAATTTAAACAAAAATTAGAACCGGGAGATTTTTTAATCCGTAATTTAATTGGGGTTGATCCGAGGGCCGGGGCCATTGCCATTGGCGATCGCGTTCGTCCAGGACAACGGATTCAATTTCACCTGCGCGATTCTCGCACCTCCGCAGAAGATTTAGAATTGTTAATGGAACGCTATCAACGACAAGCTTCTTCTTTTCCCGAAGAACTGACTAATGCGGCGGCGTTAATGTTTTCCTGTTTAGGACGGGGAGAGGGACTTTATGGGGAACCTAACTTTGATTCTGAACTCTTCCGACGGTATTTGAACATTCCTCTGAGTGGCTTTTTCTGTAATGGTGAGATTGGCCCTGTTGGAAATGGAACATTTTTGCATGGTTATACCTCGGTCTTTGGCATTTGTCGGCAAAGGAAAAATTAA
- a CDS encoding DUF4870 domain-containing protein — protein sequence MDRDQRLILSAFSHGAIFFSATIVAIGIPIGILFFSQDPVVKANARESLNFHINLYIYGFVFWILTFLLIGFPLLLVLALVSFIMPILAIISVVSNPDKPYSYPFIFRIIEG from the coding sequence ATGGATCGAGATCAACGGCTAATTTTATCAGCATTTAGTCATGGTGCGATTTTCTTTAGTGCTACGATAGTCGCCATTGGAATTCCCATTGGGATTTTATTTTTCTCCCAAGATCCGGTTGTTAAAGCAAACGCGAGAGAATCGTTAAATTTTCATATTAATTTATACATTTATGGATTTGTATTCTGGATTCTCACCTTTCTATTAATCGGGTTTCCTTTATTATTAGTTTTGGCTTTGGTTAGTTTTATTATGCCCATTTTGGCAATTATTTCTGTGGTTTCCAACCCGGATAAACCCTATTCTTATCCCTTCATTTTTCGGATTATTGAAGGATAA